Proteins encoded together in one Phalacrocorax aristotelis chromosome 7, bGulAri2.1, whole genome shotgun sequence window:
- the CILP gene encoding cartilage intermediate layer protein 1 yields the protein MIMAKGLILLLFLGATSVLGQRLLKPARSRIQIGQKTFSPLVMLSLESTRSSSHRGDPTFTYARRSPLVQDSKRFLSPWSKWSECSGKCGQTGVQKRTRSCLAERLWGVHCNEATEEGRLCIGHVCSACNITCPMGRVNADCDACMCEDATLHGKVSLEDGSPAADARVYLQAKKLKLLTTADNRGMFRIPGICPDGKNILKIKKAKYAAATVTVPKSNRRNLAIQVQLQRSGKPYIFRSPEDKARRVGQSVSLCCDALGSPAPDRYLWYHNGSLLDPSLYKYKNNLILKNLNRDQSGEYFCKASSAGGSAKSQSAKLAVIGRQEAACNSQPQSHLIRLPHDCFQRATNSFYYDVGKCPAKTCAGKLDKGLRCKDNVAYCCGVSKMETRDISCNGYTLPTKVVVECGCKKCTETKITVRGRATAADNGEPLRFGHIYMGNRRVSMTGYKGTFSIHVPADTERLVLTFVDRLQKFVNTTKVLPFKENGGAVFHEIKLLRKKPPVTLESTETNVISLGEMEEDDPIAELEIPPNAFYRKNGEAYRGKVKASVTFLDPRNISTAAVTQSDLNFVDEEGDVFPLRTYGMFSVDFTDEQGMESLNAEEVKVHLDAAQVKMPEHLQEMKLWSLNPETGLWEEEGDFNLEKSRRRKREERTFLVGNMEIKERRLFNLDVPESRRCYVKVRAYRSERFLQSEQIQGVVISVINTEPQPGFSSNPRAWGRFDSVVTGPNGACVPAFCDEQNPEAYTAYMLASMGGEELEAVPSAPKLNPNAVGVPQPYLNKLNYRRTDHEDSNTKKTAFSINMAKPSPNSPEENNGPIYAYENLKECEEAPHNAAHFRFYRIEGDQYDYNTVPFSEDDLMSWTDDYLAWWPKPMEFRACYIKVKINGPQEVNVRSRNMGGTHPRTIGKLYGIRDVRSIRDSEQPNVSAACLEFKCSGMLFDQDRVDRTLVKVVPQGSCRRESVNSMLHEYLVNHLPMATNNDSSEYTMLAPLDPLGHNYGIYTVTDQDPRIAKEIALGRCFDGTSDGTSRTMKSNIGVGLTFTCSERSAAEQSIFQSQRNSGQQSILVLPGQSPAYQRQPATRRTTQGRIPMRGQRSPTY from the exons ATGATCATGGCAAAAGGATtgatcctcctcctcttcctgggAGCCACGTCCGTTTTAG GTCAAAGGCTTCTGAAACCAGCCCGCAGCAGGATCCAGATAGGACAGAAAACCTTCAGCCCGCTGGTAATGCTCAGCTTGGAGA GTACGAGGAGCAGCTCTCACCGGGGAGACCCGACCTTCACCTACGCCAGACGCA GTCCACTCGTGCAAGATTCAAAACGGTTTTTGTCTCCATGGTCGAAATGGAGCGAGTGCTCAGGAAAGTGTGGCCAAACCGGTGTACAGAAGCGTACCAGATCCTGCCTAGCTGAGCGCCTCTGGGGCGTGCACTGTAATGAAGCAACCGAGGAAGGGCGGCTCTGCATTGGACATGTTTGTTCAG cctgcaACATCACCTGCCCCATGGGCCGCGTCAACGCCGACTGCGACGCTTGCATGTGCGAGGATGCAACCCTGCACGGGAAAGTCTCCCTTGAGGATGGATCACCCGCTGCCGATGCCCGGGTGTACCTGCAAGCCAAGAAACTCAAGCTGTTGACAACGGCTGATAACAGGGGCATGTTTAGGATCCCAGGAATCTGCCCTGATGGCAAAAACatccttaaaataaagaagGCTAAATACGCAGCAGCGACTGTCACCGTGCCTAAGAGCAACAGAAGAAACCTGGCGATCCAAGTGCAGCTGCAACGATCAG GCAAACCCTACATTTTCAGGAGCCCCGAGGACAAAGCGAGGAGAGTGGGACAGAGCGTGTCACTCTGCTGCGATGCCCTCGGGAGCCCAGCCCCGGACCGCTACCTCTG GTACCACAACGGCTCACTGCTGGATCCCTCCttatacaaatataaaaacaacCTGATTCTGAAGAACCTGAACAGAGACCAGTCAGGAGAGTATTTCTGCAAGGCCAGCAGCGCCGGGGGGTCGGCAAAGTCCCAATCTGCCAAGCTTGCTGTCATAG GAAGACAAGAGGCAGCCTGCAACTCCCAACCCCAAAGCCACCTCATCCGACTTCCACATGACTGCTTCCAAAGGGCAACCAACTCCTTCTACTACGATGTGGGCAAGTGCCCAGCGAAGACCTGCGCAGGGAAGCTGGATAAGGGACTCCGGTGCAAGGACAATGTTGCCTATTGCTGCGGGGTGTCCAAGATGGAAACCAGAGACATCTCCTGCAATGGGTACACGCTCCCCACCAAAGTCGTCGTAGAATGCGGCTGCAAAAAATGCACCGAGACCAAAATAACAGTTCGAGGCAGAGCCACAGCGGCAGATAACGGTGAGCCACTGAGGTTTGGCCACATCTACATGGGGAACAGGAGAGTGAGCATGACCGGCTACAAGGGAACCTTCTCCATCCACGTCCCTGCAGACACAGAGAGACTGGTTCTAACTTTCGTCGATCGGCTGCAGAAGTTTGTGAACACAACAAAAGTTCTGCCCTTCAAGGAAAACGGAGGTGCTGTGTTTCACGAGATCAAGCTACTAAGAAAGAAACCCCCTGTTACGCTGGAATCCACCGAAACCAACGTGATATCCTTGGGAGAAATGGAAGAAGATGATCCAATTGCCGAATTAGAAATCCCTCCCAATGCCTTTTATAGGAAAAACGGAGAAGCCTACAGAGGCAAAGTGAAAGCCAGTGTGACATTTCTGGACCCAAGAAACATCTCAACGGCCGCTGTGACACAAAGCGACCTGAACTTTGTAGACGAGGAAGGAGACGTATTCCCACTCCGTACATACGGTATGTTTTCCGTGGACTTCACTGACGAACAGGGCATGGAGTCTCTTAATGCAGAGGAGGTGAAAGTTCATTTGGATGCTGCTCAGGTCAAGATGCCAGAGCACCTGCAAGAGATGAAGCTTTGGTCACTGAACCCGGAGACAGGATTatgggaggaagaaggggacTTCAACCTAGAGAAAAGCAGACGGCgcaaaagagaggagagaactTTTTTGGTAGGGAACATGGAGATCAAAGAAAGGCGACTTTTTAACCTGGATGTCCCTGAGAGCAGACGGTGCTATGTCAAAGTCCGGGCATACAGAAGCGAGAGATTTCTGCAAAGCGAGCAGATCCAAGGGGTTGTGATTTCTGTTATAAACACGGAGCCACAGCCAGGGTTTTCCTCCAACCCCAGAGCATGGGGCCGTTTTGACAGTGTGGTGACTGGTCCCAACGGCGCCTGTGTGCCCGCCTTCTGTGACGAGCAAAACCCCGAGGCCTACACAGCTTATATGTTGGCAAGCATGGGGGGTGAAGAGCTCGAAGCTGTGCCCTCTGCTCCCAAACTCAACCCTAATGCTGTTGGGGTCCCACAGCCATACCTCAACAAGCTCAACTACAGGAGAACAGACCACGAGGACTCTAACACTAAGAAAACGGCATTCAGCATTAACATGGCCAAGCCAAGCCCTAATTCcccagaagagaacaacggcCCTATTTATGCCTACGAAAACTTAAAAGAATGTGAGGAAGCGCCACACAATGCTGCTCACTTCAGGTTTTACAGGATAGAGGGAGACCAGTACGACTACAACACCGTTCCCTTCAGTGAAGATGACCTCATGAGCTGGACCGATGACTACCTGGCATGGTGGCCTAAGCCCATGGAATTCAGGGCCTGCTacattaaagtaaaaataaacgGACCGCAAGAGGTGAACGTAAGGTCCCGTAACATGGGTGGGACGCACCCGCGTACCATTGGCAAGCTCTACGGCATCAGGGACGTCCGCAGCATTCGTGACTCTGAGCAGCCGAATGTGTCAGCAGCCTGCCTGGAGTTCAAGTGCAGCGGCATGCTCTTCGACCAAGACCGCGTGGACCGTACGCTTGTGAAAGTGGTCCCACAAGGCAGCTGCCGCCGAGAGAGCGTCAACAGCATGCTCCACGAGTACCTGGTGAACCACCTCCCCATGGCTACAAACAATGACTCCAGCGAGTACACAATGCTGGCTCCTCTCGACCCGCTGGGACACAACTACGGCATCTACACTGTCACTGACCAAGACCCGAGGATCGCCAAGGAAATCGCCCTGGGCAGGTGTTTTGATGGCACGTCCGACGGTACCTCTAGAACTATGAAGAGCAACATCGGCGTCGGTTTGACTTTCACCTGTTCGGAGAGGAGCGCAGCAGAGCAAAGCATCTTCCAGTCTCAGAGGAACTCGGGCCAGCAGTCCATACTGGTtctgccagggcagagccctgcatACCAACGGCAGCCGGCAACCCGCCGAACCACCCAAGGCAGGATCCCGATGAGAGGCCAACGTTCTCCCACATACTAG